The following proteins are co-located in the Pedobacter frigiditerrae genome:
- a CDS encoding YchJ family protein, whose product MHIDCPCCSSLSYANCCQPFHLDKEKPLTPEKLMRSRFSAYALHLIDYLIETTHPSQIHFYERKEIENWAKSNVWLKLEICEAKEDIVEFKAFYQNGLKTFIHHETSIFKQEHGIWYYLKGTYPKQ is encoded by the coding sequence TTGCATATCGATTGTCCTTGTTGCAGTAGCTTAAGCTATGCTAATTGTTGCCAACCATTTCATTTAGATAAAGAAAAACCATTAACACCAGAAAAGTTAATGCGTTCTCGTTTTTCTGCCTACGCCTTACATTTAATTGATTATTTAATCGAAACCACCCATCCTTCGCAAATACATTTTTATGAAAGGAAGGAAATAGAAAACTGGGCTAAAAGTAATGTTTGGCTTAAACTAGAAATCTGTGAAGCAAAAGAGGATATTGTAGAATTTAAGGCTTTTTACCAAAATGGTTTAAAAACATTTATTCATCATGAAACGTCTATTTTTAAACAAGAACATGGGATTTGGTATTATTTGAAAGGTACATATCCCAAACAATAA